The Procambarus clarkii isolate CNS0578487 chromosome 39, FALCON_Pclarkii_2.0, whole genome shotgun sequence genome window below encodes:
- the LOC123760427 gene encoding zinc finger protein 70-like, which produces MNVQNVEKTFSRPESMKRHMRVHTKDKPYECPECEKTFSRLEGMKRHRIVHTDVKRFECAECGRRFKDRGGVLSHMITHAEDKLHECPECGKTFSRLENMKQHTMVHTDDKPHECPECGKGFKDRRNMMRHMLVHVDAKPHECPKCGKRFRYHHNVKKHMLVHTGDRPHECPDCGRGFSLLNNMKAHRVVHSDDKPYECPECGKTFRHRYGKISHMLVHTDNKPHECPKCGKRFKHRTSMRKHVLMHSGDEPH; this is translated from the coding sequence ATGAATGTCCAGAATGTGGAAAAAACATTCAGTCGTCCTGAAAGTATGAAAAGACACATGAGGGTGCATACGAAGGATAAACCTTACGAGTGCCCAGAATGTGAGAAAACCTTTAGTCGTCTCGAAGGTATGAAAAGACACAGGATTGTGCATACTGATGTTAAACGTTTTGAGTGTGCGGAGTGTGGGAGAAGATTCAAAGATCGTGGCGGTGTATTAAGTCACATGATAACGCATGCGGAGGATAAACTTCACGAATGTCCCGAGTGTGGAAAAACATTCAGTCGTCTAGAAAATATGAAACAACATACGATGGTGCATACGGatgataaacctcacgagtgtccagaatgtgggaagGGATTTAAAGATCGACGCAATATGATGAGACACATGTTAGTACATGTGGATgctaaacctcatgaatgtccaaagTGTGGAAAAAGATTTAGATATCATCATAATGTGAAaaaacacatgttagtgcatacaGGTGATAGACCTCATGAATGTCCTGATTGTGGGAGAGGGTTCAGTCTACTTAATAATATGAAGGCACACAGGgttgtgcattcggatgataaaccttatgagtgtccagaatgtgggaaaACATTTAGACACCGTTACGGTAAAAtaagtcacatgttagtgcacacGGAtaataaacctcatgaatgtccgaagtgtgggaaaagatttaaGCATCGTACTAGTATGAGAAAGCATGTATTAATGCATTCAGGTGATGAACCTCACTAG